From the genome of Winogradskyella forsetii, one region includes:
- the rpe gene encoding ribulose-phosphate 3-epimerase has translation MASKLIAPSMLASDFGNLQRDTEMVNNSDADWFHIDVMDGHFVPNISYGMPVISAIKKHARKPLDVHLMIEKPERYIEEFAKVGADIITVHYESTVHLHRTLRQIKDAGCKAGIVLNITTPLNVLEDILPECYMILLMSINPGFGGQKFEEVTYKRITNLRKMINDQGLDTRIEVDGGVTNKNIKKLVDAGADTFVAGSHVFKSENPTATIKTLKDIANS, from the coding sequence ATGGCTTCAAAATTAATTGCTCCTTCAATGCTTGCTTCCGATTTTGGCAATCTTCAACGTGATACAGAAATGGTAAACAATAGCGATGCGGACTGGTTTCATATTGACGTTATGGACGGCCATTTTGTACCTAACATATCGTATGGAATGCCTGTTATTTCTGCTATTAAGAAACATGCACGAAAACCTTTGGATGTTCATTTAATGATTGAAAAACCTGAGCGCTATATTGAAGAATTCGCAAAAGTAGGGGCAGATATTATAACGGTTCATTATGAATCTACTGTTCATTTGCACCGTACTTTGAGGCAGATTAAAGATGCAGGCTGCAAAGCTGGAATTGTGCTTAATATTACGACACCTCTGAACGTTTTAGAAGATATTCTGCCTGAATGTTATATGATCTTATTAATGTCAATTAATCCTGGATTTGGTGGGCAAAAGTTTGAAGAGGTGACCTATAAACGAATAACAAACCTTCGAAAAATGATCAATGACCAAGGTTTAGATACTCGTATAGAAGTTGATGGAGGCGTCACAAATAAAAACATCAAAAAACTGGTTGATGCTGGCGCAGATACTTTCGTAGCTGGCAGCCATGTCTTTAAAAGTGAGAATCCGACGGCGACCATCAAAACCCTGAAAGATATAGCTAATTCTTAA
- a CDS encoding sigma-70 family RNA polymerase sigma factor, translating into MRQLKITKQVTNRETASLDKYLQEIGKVDLITADEEVELAQRIKAGDQLALEKLTKANLRFVVSVAKQYQNQGLTLPDLINEGNLGLIKAAQRFDETRGFKFISYAVWWIRQSILQALAEQSRIVRLPLNKIGSINKINKTFAFLEQSHERPPSAEEIAKELDMTINDVKESLKNSGRHVSMDAPLVEGEDSNLYDVLRSGESPNPDKDLLHESLRTEIERALETLTPREADVIRLYFGLGNQHPMTLEEIGETFDLTRERVRQIKEKAIRRLKHTSRSKILKTYLG; encoded by the coding sequence ATGAGACAACTTAAAATTACCAAGCAGGTTACCAATAGGGAAACTGCATCCTTAGACAAGTATCTTCAAGAAATTGGTAAGGTAGATCTTATTACCGCGGACGAAGAGGTAGAATTAGCACAACGCATCAAAGCTGGTGACCAGTTGGCTTTGGAGAAATTAACTAAAGCGAACCTACGTTTTGTGGTTTCTGTTGCCAAGCAATACCAAAATCAAGGGTTGACATTACCAGATTTGATTAATGAAGGTAATTTAGGTTTAATTAAAGCCGCACAACGTTTTGATGAAACCCGTGGTTTTAAATTTATATCTTATGCCGTTTGGTGGATTAGACAATCCATTTTACAAGCCTTAGCAGAACAATCCCGAATAGTGCGTTTACCGCTAAACAAGATTGGCTCTATTAATAAAATCAACAAGACTTTTGCCTTTTTAGAGCAAAGTCATGAGCGACCACCTTCTGCAGAAGAAATCGCAAAAGAATTAGACATGACGATTAATGATGTCAAGGAATCTTTAAAAAATTCTGGTCGTCACGTCAGTATGGATGCACCCTTAGTTGAAGGTGAAGATTCAAACCTATACGATGTTTTACGTAGTGGTGAATCGCCAAATCCTGATAAAGATTTATTACACGAATCGTTACGAACTGAAATTGAACGTGCTCTAGAAACCCTAACACCACGTGAAGCTGATGTGATTCGTTTATACTTTGGTTTAGGCAATCAACACCCAATGACTTTAGAGGAAATTGGCGAGACTTTCGATTTAACGCGTGAACGTGTAAGACAAATAAAAGAAAAAGCAATCAGACGTTTAAAGCATACGTCTAGAAGTAAAATATTAAAGACCTATTTAGGTTAG
- a CDS encoding glutamate-5-semialdehyde dehydrogenase, whose product MKLLQTDIKNKVLKSMIKILGRERKAIIEANKKDLEAFTKEDQALYDRLIVNDKKVDEMIAAVEAVMDQHDPVGQEISNRTLKNGLNIVNTTAPFGTILIIYESRPDVTIEAAVLAFKANNKILLKGGKEALNSNLILEKCWHEALEENGLSKDWIKLLHLKREETQEFLKNPTEPLDLIVPRGGERLINFVKTHATCAVLVSGRGNNFLYVSEHADWSKAVNVIINAKTDKISGCNALDKVLINKNLPEYETKLKMLQQKLEKHQVEIIVDDKISDILSQKETVSDIDIWYEEFLALKLLIGEVESLDEAIDAINKYSGKHSAAIITEDNNEAMQFMHNVDSAAVYHNASTRFTDGGQMGVGAELAISTDKLHHRGPLGLNQLVTNKYYVYGDGQVRV is encoded by the coding sequence ATGAAATTATTACAAACAGACATAAAAAACAAGGTCCTGAAATCCATGATAAAGATTTTAGGTCGTGAAAGAAAAGCTATTATCGAAGCCAACAAAAAAGATTTGGAGGCTTTTACAAAAGAAGACCAAGCCCTTTATGACCGCTTGATTGTGAATGATAAAAAAGTAGATGAAATGATTGCTGCGGTCGAAGCCGTAATGGATCAACATGATCCTGTTGGTCAGGAAATATCTAACCGTACTTTAAAAAACGGTTTAAACATTGTAAACACAACGGCACCTTTTGGTACTATCCTTATTATATATGAATCGCGACCAGATGTTACCATTGAAGCTGCAGTTTTAGCGTTTAAAGCCAATAATAAAATTTTATTAAAAGGTGGAAAGGAAGCCTTGAATAGTAATCTTATTCTTGAAAAATGCTGGCACGAAGCGTTAGAGGAAAACGGATTGTCCAAAGATTGGATTAAACTGTTGCACTTAAAGCGTGAAGAGACCCAAGAATTTCTAAAAAACCCAACCGAGCCTCTAGATTTAATCGTCCCTCGTGGTGGAGAACGGTTAATCAACTTTGTCAAAACGCATGCTACCTGCGCTGTTTTGGTTAGTGGACGCGGCAACAACTTTTTATACGTTTCAGAACACGCGGATTGGAGTAAAGCTGTCAATGTGATCATTAATGCAAAAACAGATAAGATTTCCGGTTGTAATGCTTTAGACAAGGTGTTGATCAATAAAAATCTTCCTGAATATGAGACGAAACTAAAAATGCTTCAGCAAAAACTAGAAAAACATCAGGTTGAAATTATAGTAGATGACAAGATCTCTGATATTTTATCCCAAAAAGAAACCGTTTCAGATATTGATATATGGTACGAAGAATTTTTAGCCTTAAAATTATTGATTGGTGAAGTGGAATCCTTGGATGAGGCCATTGACGCTATCAATAAATATTCTGGTAAACATTCGGCTGCCATTATTACTGAAGATAATAATGAAGCGATGCAATTTATGCACAACGTGGATAGTGCTGCCGTTTACCATAATGCTTCTACTCGATTTACGGACGGAGGACAAATGGGCGTTGGCGCAGAATTAGCCATTAGTACTGACAAATTGCACCATCGAGGCCCATTGGGTTTAAACCAATTGGTGACCAATAAATATTATGTTTATGGCGATGGACAAGTTCGCGTATAG
- the proB gene encoding glutamate 5-kinase: MNREIKRVVVKVGTNVLTNKDNRILGPVLRELVRQIAVLYEEDIMVVLVSSGSAIAGMEVLGDTDIKDKSVRRQVYSAVGQPRMMRHYYSIFHDYGMRCAQILATKRDFDPGKHRRNMINCYEGLLSEGVIPIANEDDAVSLSMSMFSDNDELASLVAELLDADRLIILSDTDGLFTGHPDDINSKMIHEVKTHHNVEKYVQASIKKEGEGRGGMASKLKIAKGTANKNIPTYIANGKRENVIIDIINNKEVGTKFISA; encoded by the coding sequence ATGAATAGAGAAATAAAGCGTGTGGTCGTAAAAGTAGGGACCAACGTACTTACAAACAAAGACAATAGAATATTAGGCCCAGTGCTACGAGAGTTGGTAAGACAAATTGCCGTATTGTATGAAGAAGACATTATGGTAGTATTAGTATCATCTGGCTCTGCAATTGCAGGAATGGAAGTCTTGGGAGATACCGATATAAAAGATAAATCTGTGAGGAGACAAGTCTATTCGGCCGTGGGTCAACCAAGGATGATGCGACATTATTATAGTATTTTCCACGATTATGGAATGCGATGTGCCCAAATCTTAGCCACAAAACGTGATTTTGATCCAGGAAAACACAGACGAAACATGATCAATTGTTATGAAGGTTTACTGTCCGAAGGCGTAATTCCTATTGCTAACGAAGATGACGCGGTTTCATTATCCATGTCCATGTTCTCAGATAATGATGAGCTGGCCAGTTTAGTTGCTGAACTCTTGGATGCAGACCGACTGATTATTCTTTCTGATACAGATGGTCTATTTACAGGACATCCAGATGATATAAATTCCAAAATGATTCATGAAGTTAAGACCCATCATAATGTTGAAAAATACGTTCAAGCTTCCATTAAAAAAGAAGGTGAAGGCCGAGGTGGAATGGCTTCAAAACTAAAAATCGCCAAAGGAACGGCCAATAAGAATATCCCAACTTACATTGCCAACGGCAAACGTGAAAATGTAATTATCGATATCATTAACAATAAAGAAGTGGGTACGAAATTTATTAGTGCCTAA
- the proC gene encoding pyrroline-5-carboxylate reductase, giving the protein MRVLVIGAGNMGLTYAEGMAESSLLSRHKLRIFDTDPIKIESLSKDVRFKVLYALNDCLPKADIVFIAVKPYHSDSLFDAMKSMINDHQIFVSLMAGVTIDTIQQKLGAKKVIRTMPNLPAQVGKGVTSYTESKEVSKVELITVRNLLDTTGTSIHVNTENFIDASTGISGSGPAYVFYFMQSMLEAAQKMGFSEDDSKILVSSTFEGAIELFNQNDISPKSWIKKVASKGGTTQAAIDSMEDNNVKQLIQDAAYAAFDRAVELGKED; this is encoded by the coding sequence ATGAGAGTATTAGTAATTGGCGCAGGAAATATGGGTTTAACCTACGCAGAAGGTATGGCGGAATCGTCATTACTCAGTAGGCATAAACTAAGAATTTTTGATACTGACCCCATAAAAATTGAAAGTCTTAGCAAGGATGTTAGATTCAAAGTACTGTATGCTTTAAATGACTGCTTACCAAAGGCAGATATTGTATTTATAGCCGTAAAACCATACCACAGCGATAGTTTGTTCGACGCTATGAAATCGATGATAAACGATCATCAAATTTTTGTGTCGCTAATGGCGGGTGTGACTATAGATACCATTCAACAAAAGTTGGGTGCTAAAAAAGTTATTAGAACTATGCCTAACTTACCAGCACAAGTTGGTAAAGGTGTCACATCTTATACAGAATCTAAAGAAGTTTCTAAAGTTGAACTTATTACGGTAAGGAATCTTCTGGATACCACAGGAACTTCCATTCATGTTAACACTGAAAATTTTATCGATGCCTCAACAGGAATTTCAGGAAGTGGTCCAGCTTACGTCTTTTATTTTATGCAATCTATGCTTGAAGCAGCTCAAAAAATGGGCTTTTCAGAAGACGATTCAAAAATATTGGTAAGTAGCACCTTTGAAGGTGCCATAGAACTCTTCAACCAAAATGATATTTCACCAAAGTCATGGATAAAGAAAGTCGCCTCAAAAGGAGGTACAACCCAAGCTGCAATTGATTCTATGGAAGATAATAATGTAAAACAACTCATCCAAGATGCGGCCTACGCAGCATTTGACAGAGCGGTGGAGTTAGGTAAAGAAGACTAA
- a CDS encoding glycosyltransferase, whose amino-acid sequence MASKTNSSNSLLSASKSRSKKISNGIHLFLNSKSKTESSQNKIVLFSSFLLLVIGIYFLSVFYSDLEQFRAAKASTTLGYTFILLATGLFAFKASFFFYKAYNYFKYKPIDSVSDEELPTVTVIVPAYNEGKQVWDTLMSLADSNYPEHKLQVISIDDGSKDDTWTWMLDAKAKLGNRLEIYQQPKNQGKRHALYRGFNLGTGEIYVTVDSDSIVTEDTLRNLVSPFIKDEECGAVAGNIRVLNNKNEMLPKMLDVSFVMSFEFVRSAESYLNSVMCTPGALAAYRSTAVHNCLPQWINQTFMGKASDIGEDRAMTNMILKQGKHVLFQKNAVAYTNVPDQYMGLYKMFIRWGRSNVRENLEMGKYVFTNFRAKGKTGTRILFISQFLKILMSYPLLISMLFFVLVHPLLFLGSTLVSILIVSTFSVLFFASQYKTTEGIWAYSYSILYTFALFWITPYAIATASRRGWLTRELK is encoded by the coding sequence ATGGCATCAAAAACAAATTCCTCAAATTCACTCCTATCAGCCTCAAAAAGCAGATCCAAAAAAATCTCAAATGGCATCCATTTATTTTTAAACAGTAAATCAAAAACAGAAAGCTCTCAAAATAAAATCGTATTATTCAGCTCGTTTTTACTTTTAGTTATCGGTATTTATTTTCTTTCTGTTTTTTACAGTGATCTTGAACAATTCCGTGCCGCTAAAGCAAGCACAACTCTAGGTTATACTTTTATCCTTTTGGCAACTGGCCTATTTGCTTTTAAAGCATCTTTCTTTTTTTATAAAGCTTACAATTACTTTAAATACAAGCCCATTGATTCCGTTTCGGATGAAGAGCTTCCAACCGTTACTGTAATCGTACCTGCTTATAACGAAGGAAAGCAAGTTTGGGATACCTTAATGAGCTTAGCGGATAGCAATTACCCAGAACATAAACTTCAAGTGATATCTATCGATGATGGCAGTAAGGACGATACTTGGACTTGGATGCTAGATGCAAAGGCTAAATTAGGTAATCGTTTAGAAATATATCAACAACCTAAAAACCAAGGAAAACGTCACGCGCTTTATCGCGGATTTAATTTAGGAACAGGAGAAATTTACGTAACCGTAGATAGTGATTCCATCGTTACCGAGGACACCCTTAGAAATTTAGTAAGTCCTTTTATAAAAGACGAAGAATGTGGCGCTGTTGCAGGAAACATCAGGGTTTTAAACAACAAAAATGAAATGCTTCCTAAAATGTTGGATGTAAGTTTTGTAATGAGTTTTGAGTTTGTGCGTTCTGCAGAAAGTTATTTGAATTCTGTAATGTGCACGCCAGGAGCTTTAGCAGCTTACAGAAGTACTGCAGTACACAACTGTTTGCCACAATGGATCAACCAAACCTTCATGGGAAAAGCATCGGATATTGGAGAGGATAGAGCCATGACCAATATGATATTGAAACAAGGTAAGCACGTTTTATTTCAAAAGAACGCTGTAGCATACACCAACGTACCAGACCAATATATGGGTCTGTATAAAATGTTTATTCGCTGGGGAAGAAGCAATGTAAGAGAGAATCTTGAAATGGGAAAATATGTATTCACCAATTTTAGAGCAAAAGGAAAAACAGGGACGCGAATCTTATTTATTAGCCAATTTTTGAAGATATTAATGAGCTATCCATTACTGATCTCTATGTTATTCTTTGTACTGGTGCATCCTTTATTATTTTTAGGGTCCACATTGGTCAGTATTTTAATCGTATCAACATTTTCAGTCTTGTTTTTTGCAAGTCAATATAAAACCACAGAAGGTATTTGGGCTTATTCTTATAGCATCCTATACACATTCGCTTTATTCTGGATTACACCTTATGCCATTGCAACGGCCAGCAGAAGAGGTTGGTTAACGCGTGAGTTGAAATAA
- a CDS encoding helix-turn-helix domain-containing protein, which produces MFKKLIFKPLTVFETMNYDIIIRLIILIGIVQGFVFNAFVFLNRKKINISIKYLNIVVLCLSLNNIREFVYDGNYLSGVILYIYLAVPWHFLIVPFFYVFLIYYLKIKDEYPNYLKFTLLIFGIEILIRIGLMLFSKDFELRFSEYIIMEEICNAVYAVFIFYHIIRLVFFDKNALSKIASFDDIQWVKIILKVGVGIMVLWIITVVIYYFTREAWLYDPLKIIYSILIYWLGYQGLINSKTTNDRIHIRRQIENREPNTLFVISVEKQNDKLEEKHRADFETIKNYVVNNKRFLDPVFSLDLLSEELNISNSHLSKVINTYSAYNFSDFINSLRVQQAKKLLLSDEFKQYTIVAIGLECGFNSKSTFYAAFKKFTSETPTSYRSRF; this is translated from the coding sequence ATGTTTAAAAAACTCATTTTTAAACCATTAACAGTTTTTGAAACCATGAATTATGACATCATAATCCGGTTAATCATTCTGATAGGTATCGTTCAGGGTTTTGTGTTCAATGCTTTTGTCTTTCTTAATAGAAAAAAAATTAATATTTCCATAAAGTACTTAAACATCGTAGTGCTGTGTCTGTCGCTAAACAATATAAGGGAATTTGTATATGACGGAAATTACTTATCTGGTGTAATTCTTTATATCTACTTAGCTGTTCCTTGGCATTTTTTAATAGTGCCTTTCTTTTATGTCTTTTTAATCTATTACCTTAAAATTAAAGACGAATATCCTAACTATTTAAAATTCACATTGCTGATTTTTGGTATTGAAATCCTTATTAGAATTGGTTTAATGCTGTTTAGTAAGGATTTTGAATTGCGTTTTAGTGAGTATATTATCATGGAAGAAATTTGCAATGCAGTTTACGCCGTTTTTATATTCTATCATATTATAAGGTTGGTGTTCTTTGATAAAAACGCGTTATCCAAAATTGCGTCATTTGATGATATTCAATGGGTAAAAATCATCTTGAAGGTTGGTGTAGGCATTATGGTTTTATGGATAATTACGGTTGTAATTTATTATTTTACTCGGGAGGCATGGCTTTATGATCCCTTAAAAATCATCTATTCTATACTAATTTATTGGCTGGGATATCAAGGGTTGATTAATTCAAAAACAACCAATGATAGAATCCATATCCGAAGGCAAATTGAAAACCGAGAACCCAATACCCTGTTTGTAATTTCAGTTGAAAAACAAAATGATAAACTCGAAGAAAAACATAGAGCAGATTTTGAAACCATTAAAAATTATGTGGTTAACAACAAACGATTTTTAGATCCAGTTTTTAGCTTGGACCTACTTTCTGAAGAATTGAATATTAGTAATAGTCATCTATCTAAGGTGATTAACACGTATAGCGCCTATAATTTTTCGGATTTTATTAATTCGCTTCGGGTTCAACAAGCCAAAAAACTATTGCTGAGTGATGAATTTAAACAATATACCATTGTGGCTATTGGTTTAGAATGTGGGTTTAATTCTAAATCCACATTTTATGCCGCTTTTAAAAAGTTTACTTCAGAAACGCCAACGTCGTATCGTAGTAGATTTTAA
- a CDS encoding T9SS type B sorting domain-containing protein, with protein MMQGKLIARISSYAPGRNGLYNGIQMMSNDYWFRTELGNGRTFSGHFSLKR; from the coding sequence ATGATGCAAGGAAAATTAATAGCTAGGATATCATCCTATGCGCCAGGGCGGAATGGACTTTACAATGGCATACAAATGATGTCAAATGATTATTGGTTCAGAACAGAACTCGGTAATGGCCGGACCTTTTCTGGGCATTTCTCATTAAAAAGATAA
- a CDS encoding DUF4062 domain-containing protein, with the protein MAKKKKINIMVASTVYQNRDLLLQICGILNAYGYHVINSEYGTLHPPLGMNNTDACIAAVAECDIFFGIINPMYSTGITHLEFQRAIAIDKPRRFIAHSFVTFSRKLLAQYMFSDVAKTQRNDFEIKSTSVMDSVKVIDMYNDAVQINLAYEERKYHWVQEFFRPDEALRHVETLFRDIKRVESELAILNNPAQ; encoded by the coding sequence ATGGCAAAAAAGAAAAAAATAAATATTATGGTAGCCTCAACAGTTTATCAAAACCGTGATTTGCTTTTGCAAATTTGCGGTATTTTGAACGCTTACGGTTACCACGTTATCAATTCCGAATACGGCACTCTTCATCCACCTTTAGGAATGAACAACACAGATGCTTGTATTGCTGCTGTGGCTGAATGTGATATTTTCTTTGGCATAATCAATCCGATGTATAGCACTGGAATTACACATTTAGAATTTCAAAGAGCTATTGCCATTGACAAACCACGAAGATTTATTGCTCATAGTTTTGTGACTTTCTCACGAAAACTGCTTGCTCAATATATGTTTTCCGATGTAGCCAAAACTCAACGAAACGATTTTGAAATTAAATCCACTTCTGTAATGGATAGTGTTAAAGTGATTGATATGTATAACGATGCAGTTCAAATTAATTTAGCCTATGAAGAACGGAAATATCATTGGGTACAAGAGTTTTTTAGACCAGACGAAGCATTAAGACACGTTGAAACTTTATTCCGTGATATTAAACGTGTAGAAAGTGAATTAGCTATTTTAAACAATCCAGCTCAATGA
- a CDS encoding RNA-binding domain-containing protein codes for MKTEQLIKDLIKQGESEQLDFKEVVRKDVIGKTICGFLNNEGGQLLIGITDNKEIKGIINANKWQFEIEQYLIKELVPEAPVMVSVENYSDKQLLLIKVWEGSKQPYIFNGSIYYRRNDRTIQASSKEISELIHKRQETEIHWERQAALGVELEDLDFEEIQKTMDAALSDNKMKDIKKEPLEFLSYYGLFQNGNFTNAAVVLFAKKPSRFIPQVRVRVAFLGHGKTGDVFKDDQLLEGNLFKNIEAIQNFFEKHLSFSRKFENNNWKRTDDYVFPMAALREGVMNALVHREYGLVSSALSIIVYNDKLEITNSGKSPYKQSELKKSHLSMPYNPDIAHIVFLRGYIEKIGRGTLKIIDACKQAGIKAPIWEIGKQTVKLTFFSDVKLGGAIEGTTKGTTEGAIEGAIEGAIEGAIEGAIEGGTKRVKDKLAILLTAISVNEGNRVPDYKEATGLPESSMERYIKQLKDGGLIEFRGEAAHTGGYFLTKKMKSKLK; via the coding sequence ATGAAAACAGAACAACTTATAAAAGACCTGATAAAACAAGGCGAAAGCGAACAGCTTGATTTTAAGGAAGTTGTTCGTAAAGATGTTATTGGTAAAACTATTTGTGGTTTTTTAAATAACGAAGGCGGTCAGTTACTCATTGGCATTACTGACAATAAAGAAATTAAGGGAATTATAAATGCAAATAAATGGCAGTTTGAAATTGAACAATACTTGATTAAAGAATTAGTACCTGAAGCACCTGTAATGGTTTCAGTTGAAAATTATAGTGACAAGCAATTATTGCTTATCAAAGTTTGGGAGGGTTCAAAGCAACCATACATTTTTAACGGTAGCATTTATTATCGCAGAAATGATAGAACTATTCAGGCATCATCTAAAGAAATTTCTGAGCTTATTCATAAAAGACAGGAAACTGAAATTCATTGGGAACGGCAAGCAGCACTAGGTGTAGAGTTGGAAGATTTGGATTTTGAAGAAATTCAAAAAACTATGGATGCGGCATTGTCTGACAATAAAATGAAAGACATAAAAAAAGAGCCACTTGAATTTCTTTCGTATTATGGACTTTTCCAAAATGGAAATTTTACCAACGCAGCTGTTGTTCTATTTGCAAAAAAACCATCACGGTTTATACCACAAGTAAGAGTTCGTGTTGCCTTTCTAGGTCACGGAAAAACAGGCGATGTTTTTAAAGATGACCAACTACTAGAAGGTAATTTATTTAAGAATATTGAAGCCATTCAAAATTTCTTTGAAAAGCATTTATCGTTTAGCCGAAAATTTGAAAACAACAATTGGAAAAGAACAGATGATTATGTTTTTCCAATGGCAGCTTTACGTGAAGGTGTTATGAATGCTTTAGTGCATAGAGAATATGGTTTAGTTTCAAGTGCTTTATCAATTATTGTTTATAATGACAAACTAGAAATTACAAATAGTGGTAAATCTCCTTATAAACAAAGCGAATTAAAGAAGAGCCATTTATCAATGCCATATAATCCTGATATAGCACATATTGTTTTTCTTAGAGGTTATATTGAAAAGATAGGTAGAGGAACATTAAAGATTATAGATGCTTGTAAACAAGCTGGTATAAAAGCACCAATTTGGGAAATAGGAAAACAGACTGTTAAGTTAACTTTCTTTAGTGATGTTAAACTTGGTGGTGCTATTGAAGGTACTACTAAAGGAACTACTGAAGGAGCTATTGAAGGAGCTATTGAAGGAGCTATTGAAGGAGCTATTGAAGGAGCTATTGAAGGAGGAACTAAAAGAGTTAAAGATAAATTAGCTATTCTATTAACAGCTATTTCAGTTAATGAAGGAAATAGAGTTCCTGATTACAAAGAAGCTACGGGTTTACCTGAGAGTAGTATGGAAAGATATATCAAGCAACTAAAGGATGGTGGTTTAATTGAGTTTAGAGGAGAGGCAGCTCATACTGGAGGTTATTTTTTAACAAAGAAAATGAAATCAAAATTAAAATAG